A window of bacterium genomic DNA:
GGCCGGAGGCTGCGGCAAATGCACACGCACCTGCAGCGTGCGATCGGTAATGTTGAAAAGCTTGAGAGAGACCGGCTCATGCTCTCCCGCCACCACTGTGCGATGAATCTGCAGAGGCGTTTCGACAATGTCCGGCATTTGTTCATTTAGCCTCCGGTTCTCCCACATAGAGCCTGCAAAAGCGATTAGACTGGCGGAGGAATCCATGCGGCCGGCCTGCTCGACAAGGGCAGACATTCTTAACGCCCGTCGGGAGCGGCTCACCAATGCCCCGGTGTTACGCAGAATCTGCTCGACCATGAAAGCATGCTCCGCTGGAACCGCCCGTTGTTGCGGCGCCAGATCCGCAACTGCTTTTTCCAGAACATCAGCCTCCCGGCGCAGCGCGACGGCGGACAGCGGCATTTTGTCCGCCACTGTATTCGCAACGGCCTGGAGGCCAGCCACGGCACGCGTCGCCAGGGCCTGATCATTGACAAAAGGCTGCAGAAACAGCTTTTTATCGCCGGTGACCAGCTTCTTCCCTCGGTCAGTCTGCAGGGTCCAGTTGAACTCATAGGAACCGGGCATGGTCACTTGCAAGAGCAGGCTCAGCGTGCCGGTTCTAGAGACAATCTGAGTGGTGGCGGTCCTTTTACTGCCATCCGGCCGAACGCAAACTACCGATGCCTGCAGGGGTGTGGTGGACGGATTCGGGTTGAAAATGGCAAATTGTATCTCTTCGCCGGTGGTGATTTGATTCCAGAGGAGATTCTTCGGCGTCATGGATGGCCCCTGAGATTGGCTCAGCCCAAACCAGGCGGCGGTGTTATGGTCGTCCTTCCGGTACGAAGTCCAATGCGCCCGGCTGGTTTTACGCGCCCGGGTTGCAAAGCAATAAGTGAGGCCGGATTCACCGCCGGTGACCACCATTTCCAGATCGTCCCTGCTGCGGCCGACATCGCCGAACGTCGGCGTCATGTTGATGGTACGACAGGGGAATTGATAATGATAGATGATCTCTCCGTTCACATCATATCCGATCATCCGTCCGTTCTGCGTACAGAGAAGATACTCCAGTCGTCCGTCATCATCGAGATCGATGAGGGCACCGCTCGCCAGGGAGCGCCCCTGCATATCGATGTCCCACAGTAAAGTGCCGGACTCGTCGATGCGAAGAATCCGGCCGGTTTGGGTGATCAAAAAAACATCCGCGCGGCCGTCCTGATCGAGGTCGCCCACCGACAGCGTCGAGGCGATGGGCGCTTGCGCCATCAGCGACCAGAGGCGGTTGCCCTCAGCGTCCAGACAGACCACCAGACCGGCGTTGGACGCGGCGACGATCCTGACCTGGCGGTCGGACGCGGCGAACAGCACCGGTGAGGAAGTAGCCCAGTCGGCGGACCCACCGCCGATCTCGTGTCTCCACACCAAGGCGCCATTCTGATCCAGCATCGTGACCCAGCCAGCGCTGGTGATGAATACTAATTCACTGCCGCCGTTCTGATCGACATCCGCCGCGGCCGGATTGGCAGGCATGCCAACGATCTGACTCTTCCAAATCAGCCGGCCGCTCATGGCATCAAAAGCCCAAACTATGCCGGTTTGATCCGTTGTGACGACCTCTATGCGGCCATCCTGGTTCAAATCATTCAGCACCGGCGCCGACCAGCTGTTAGCCGCGTTCAATTCGGCTTGCCACACGACTCTGCCGTTTCCATCCAGGCAGGAGAAGAGTTTACCGGTGTCTGCCACATAGATGAGCGCCGGTGATCCGGGCCGCTGCAGCACCGCCGGATAGGTCATAAAGCGTTGCCGGGTGCGCCAACGCCACAGCTCTTTGCCGCTTTTGTTCAACGCAATCAGTTCCTCACGGCCTGCTACCAGTACTT
This region includes:
- a CDS encoding PQQ-binding-like beta-propeller repeat protein; amino-acid sequence: MTVACFLALAVYGRPALANDPGISLLWSVDLKTFLESAPTLADIDTDGRDEVLVAGREELIALNKSGKELWRWRTRQRFMTYPAVLQRPGSPALIYVADTGKLFSCLDGNGRVVWQAELNAANSWSAPVLNDLNQDGRIEVVTTDQTGIVWAFDAMSGRLIWKSQIVGMPANPAAADVDQNGGSELVFITSAGWVTMLDQNGALVWRHEIGGGSADWATSSPVLFAASDRQVRIVAASNAGLVVCLDAEGNRLWSLMAQAPIASTLSVGDLDQDGRADVFLITQTGRILRIDESGTLLWDIDMQGRSLASGALIDLDDDGRLEYLLCTQNGRMIGYDVNGEIIYHYQFPCRTINMTPTFGDVGRSRDDLEMVVTGGESGLTYCFATRARKTSRAHWTSYRKDDHNTAAWFGLSQSQGPSMTPKNLLWNQITTGEEIQFAIFNPNPSTTPLQASVVCVRPDGSKRTATTQIVSRTGTLSLLLQVTMPGSYEFNWTLQTDRGKKLVTGDKKLFLQPFVNDQALATRAVAGLQAVANTVADKMPLSAVALRREADVLEKAVADLAPQQRAVPAEHAFMVEQILRNTGALVSRSRRALRMSALVEQAGRMDSSASLIAFAGSMWENRRLNEQMPDIVETPLQIHRTVVAGEHEPVSLKLFNITDRTLQVRVHLPQPPAGLVVTPHYSIPIPTSQGEEAWDALPEMDESAVVSIPSLTTREIWLDIQVGDVQPGQYVLAAVFQALNGAGVMEAPANPHGVPAPETRVQLTLEVLPFTMAPSGAVRLCTWSPNQGAELKDLLDHGNNVFTVPHGTPQHDAASHYTQADFSRLDPILAGFKGHDVVALFSGFPALEGEFGSNLYRQNLAEYLGHLVLHMQRQGVDLEHFALYPIDEPGGHGWQYVNQLVAFGKMVRDINPR